One Aspergillus oryzae RIB40 DNA, chromosome 2 genomic window carries:
- a CDS encoding epoxide hydrolase family protein (predicted hydrolases or acyltransferases (alpha/beta hydrolase superfamily)), which translates to MGLKSPIPLKDLKFNTPVPYTLHVDRELLQLTKQKLALSRYPEEQTDFGENNWAQGAKVSRVKQLAKFWRDHYDWEAEERRLNAIFNHFLVKIDVPGYGPLVLHFTHTKSTRPSAIPLLFSHGWPGSFVEAVRVVLPLTEPEDAKDPAFHFIAPSIPGFGFSPAPTKSGVGPNVVARAYKILMTDVLGYPKFVTQGGDFGSFITRSIAIQYPQVVRAQHLNMFPVPPHTLWSAPCAYIRWCLSALTYSEFEHESLRVRRNFEQDQSGYLEEQKTRPQTLGFALGDSPLGLLAWFVEKFHDWGDVHDALSDTDIITLVMMHWIQGATPGLRFYREAFGRGMREAEKTFETYVSVPCGVSMYKKEQLHCPRDWAAQVANIHYWREYDRGGHFSSLERPDLFVHDLRSFFSSPVVMQAYAR; encoded by the exons ATGGGCCTGAAATCCCCAATTCCGCTGAAAGATCTCAAATTCAACACACCGGTGCCATACACGCTACACGTAGACCGGGAATTGCTCCAATTGACAAAGCAAAAGCTAGCTCTCTCCCGATACCCCGAAGAACAGACAGATTTTGGGGAGAACAACTGGGCCCAAGGAGCCAAAGTCTCCCGCGTAAAACAGTTAGCAAAGTTCTGGAGAGACCACTATGACTGGGAGGCTGAAGAG CGCCGCCTGAACGCTATCTTCAACCATTTCCTAGTCAAGATCGACGTCCCCGGCTACGGCCCCCTGGTGTTGCACTTCACCCACACCAAGTCTACCAGACCAAGTGCTATTCCGCTTCTATTCTCTCACGGCTGGCCCGGCTCCTTCGTGGAAGCCGTGCGCGTTGTACTCCCGCTGACTGAGCCCGAGGATGCAAAAGACCCAGCCTTCCACTTCATCGCCCCGTCAATCCCTGGGTTCGGTTTTTCACCCGCGCCCACCAAGTCCGGCGTCGGTCCCAACGTGGTTGCACGCGCATACAAGATCCTAATGACCGACGTGCTGGGGTACCCAAAGTTCGTGACCCAGGGCGGCGACTTCGGGTCCTTCATCACGCGttccatcgccatccagTACCCCCAGGTCGTGCGCGCCCAGCACTTGAACATGTTCCCAGTCCCTCCTCATACGCTGTGGTCAGCACCGTGCGCCTATATACGCTGGTGCCTGTCAGCGCTGACATACTCGGAGTTCGAGCACGAGTCGTTACGGGTGCGCCGGAACTTCGAGCAGGATCAAAGTGGGTACCtcgaggagcagaagacccGGCCGCAGACACTAGGGTTCGCGTTAGGAGACTCTCCTCTCGGGCTGCTCGCGTGGTTTGTGGAGAAGTTCCATGATTGGGGCGACGTGCATGATGCCTTGAGTGATACGGATATCATCACGTTGGTGATGATGCATTGGATCCAGGGCGCAACTCCTGGTCTGCGGTTTTATAGGGAAGCGTTTGGCCGTGGTATGCGTGAGGCTGAGAAGACTTTTGAGACGTATGTGTCAGTGCCTTGCGGGGTCAGTATGTATAAGAAAGAGCAGCTCCAT TGTCCTCGCGACTGGGCCGCCCAGGTCGCCAACATCCATTACTGGCGGGAGTATGATCGAGGGGGTCATTTCTCGTCTCTCGAGAGGCCGGATCTGTTCGTGCACGATCTCCGctcgttcttttcctcccctgTCGTTATGCAGGCATATGCTCGGTAG
- a CDS encoding flavin-containing monooxygenase (predicted flavoprotein involved in K+ transport): protein MGQSKEVIIIGAGISGLGMAIQLKRLLGHDNFTIYEKSDNIGGTWWHNRYPGCACDIPSHFYSYSFALKYDWTTMFPGRDELHQYFFSVAEKYDILPHCRFNAMCVSLVWDNLRSLWNCTFQDTISGETFKKEAPVVVSAIGTLDRPYIPNIEGSESFQGEVFHSARWNDSFKPEGKKIVVLGNGASATQFVPELVKDVGPQGSVTQFVRSAHWWTKRVSNSFITCHRPIRDASLSRSTQGNPKYSERFKLVLKHVPFAAKVYRIILAWQLERVFSSFYMNSNGAAMRQKIHDATYSFIESDAPPQYHEILKPRYEPGCKRRVNTASYMVCLHSPQMILTDNSVVKVGPDYVETKSGDRHVADAIIYATGFQTQKWLFPMQIKGINGQDLHQVWDAASGAEAYKGTVVSGFPNFFILYGPNAATGQHSVIFHSECQINYSCRLLRPVLKGKADSIMVKLEAQQQDLSWVHDKLKHLVFNSGCQSWILFQEFVDFAPFPLRNVNGLLSHVFITSIIVLETINCISNPMVTI, encoded by the exons ATGGGTCAAAGTAAAGAAGTTATCATCATTGGAGCTGGCATTTCCGGCTTGGGAATGGCCATTCAGTTAAAACGACTACTTGGTCACGATAACTTCACCATCTACGAGAAATCAGACAATATTGGCGGAACATGGTGGCACAATCGCTACCCTGGATGTGCCTGCGATATCCCTAGTCATTTCTATTCTTACAGCTTTGCACTGAAATATGACTGGACTACGATGTTTCCTGGTCGTGATGAGCTCCATCAGT ACTTCTTCTCTGTTGCTGAAAAGTACGACATACTCCCCCACTGCCGGTTCAACGCCATGTGCGTTAGTCTAGTCTGGGATAATCTGCGTTCTCTATGGAACTGCACCTTCCAAGACACTATCTCTGGAGAAacattcaagaaagaggccCCTGTTGTGGTCAGCGCTATTGGAACGCTTGACCGGCCTTACATTCCGAATATCGAAGGGTCAGAGTCGTTCCAGGGTGAGGTCTTCCATAGTGCAAGGTGGAATGACTCCTTCAAACctgaggggaagaagattgtGGTCCTAGGAAATGGAGCCTCCGCTACTCAATTTGTTCCGGAGCTAGTTAAGGATGTTGGGCCCCAGGGATCAGTAACACAGTTTGTACGAAGTGCCCACTGGTGGACCAAACGAGTTAGTAATTCCTTTATAACATGTCATAGACCTATTCGCGATGCATCACTAAGCCGTTCAACGCAGGGTAATCCGAAATACTCGGAACGATTCAAGCTGGTTCTGAAGCATGTTCCCTTCGCAGCGAAGGTCTACCGTATCATACTCGCATGGCAACTAGAAAgagtcttttcttcattttaCATGAACAGCAATGGCGCTGCTATGCGCCAAAAGATTCATGACGCTACCTACTCGTTCATTGAAAGTGACGCGCCGCCCCAGTACCACGAAATTCTCAAGCCAAGATACGAACCTGGATGCAAACGTCGGGTCAATACTGCTTCCTACATGGTTTGTCTACACTCGCCACAGATGATTCTGACCGATAATTCTGTGGTGAAGGTAGGACCGGACTACGTAGAGACCAAAAGTGGGGACCGTCATGTAGCCGATGCAATCATCTACGCAACGGGCTTCCAAACTCAGAAGTGGCTATTTCCCATGCAGATTAAAGGGATTAACGGCCAGGATTTGCACCAAGTCTGGGATGCTGCCAGCGGCGCTGAGGCGTACAAAGGCACTGTGGTGAGCGGGTTTCCcaatttcttcattctaTATGGTCCAAATGCCGCAACTGGTCAACACTCTGTTATCTTTCATTCGGAATGTCAGATTAACTATTCGTgtcgtcttcttcggcctGTTTTGAAGGGCAAGGCCGACTCGATTATGGTCAAACTTGAAGCGCAACAACAAGACCTATCTTGGGTCCATGACAAGTTGAAGCATCTTGTGTTCAACAGCGGCTGCCAGAGTTG GATCTTGTTCCAAGAATTCGTCGATTTCGCGCCATTTCCCCTCCGAAATGTGAACGGCCTTCTCTCGCACGTTTTTATTACAAGCATCATCGTTCTTGAGACGATTAATTGTATCTCGAACCCAATGGTGACAATTTGA
- a CDS encoding uncharacterized protein (predicted protein), producing MPFIPIPEPGFYEHVINRPPPTVVHFWDSAAGPPTQEFQILESGNHPASDRETFGVDVSQFPVPNAPSDVPVTILFSGGQQLDTANGGDIGKFFHLLEQAE from the exons ATGCCTTTCATTCCTATCCCTGA GCCCGGGTTTTACGAGCACGTCATCAACAGACCCCCGCCCACCGTCGTCCATTTCTGGGACTCAGCAGCAGGTCCACCTACCCAAGAATTCCAAATCTTGGAGTCGGGAAACCACCCTGCTAGCGATCGTGAGACATTCGGGGTTGATGTTTCCCAATTCCCTGTTCCAAACGCCCCGAGCGACGTGCCTGTGACGATCCTCTTCAGTGGAGGCCAACAGTTGGACACTGCCAACGGTGGAGATATTGGCaaattcttccatcttcttgagcaaGCTGAGTGA
- a CDS encoding BTB/POZ domain-containing protein (predicted protein), with translation MPVESIDPDGDIFIECGDDLLQVCSKVLSAASPVLSAMLSSHCKEGTSIVKGSEGPGVIPLSGDDPEALLTFCNIVHFRTDEIPDNPSPTFLEDFATLIDKYMCKKAVASQVKLWLMKNLQNLTVTQLCPLLLLAYVMDLPERFAAISKEILFAHAGSYTDLSLLVDHPLIHSNIVGRQLQAY, from the exons ATGCCAGTTGAATCCATCGACCCAGACGGCGATATTTTTATCGAGTGTGGCGATGATTTGCTCCAGGTCTGCTCCAAGGTTTTGTCTGCAGCTTCCCCTGTATTGTCCGCCATGCTTAGCTCTCATTGCAAGGAGGGTACTTCGATAGTCAAGGGATCGGAAGGACCGGGGGTTATACCTCTGAGTGGGGATGATCCCGAAGCGCTCCTCACTTTTTGCAACATAGTACATTTTCGAACTGATGAAATACCGGACAATCCGAGCCCTACATTTCTCGAAGACTTCGCTACTCTGATCGACAAATACATGTGCAAAAAGGCTGTTGCCTCCCAAGTTAAACTATGGTTGATGAAGAATCTACAAAACCTTACTGTCACGCAACTGTGCCCACTACTGTTGCTCGCATATGTTATGGATTTACCGGAGAGATTTGCTGCCATTTCGAAGGAGATACTCTTCGCGCATGCGGGTTCTTATACTGACTTGTCCTTGCTGGTGGACCATCCACTTATTCACAGCAACATCGTCG GAAGGCAATTACAAGCGTACTGA
- a CDS encoding uncharacterized protein (predicted protein): MTRGRRAYLGDPMLYAFDEGPDNGTSGRIFVSDEDWNSPNLAWTWCLDSDTPNASIDDHISSNEIAALLEKYSHREVEKSIMPLEAMRRVWKNKEEVPEDLKRKSAFPDDFWILARAGPQ, from the exons ATGACCCGTGGTCGAAGGGCCTACCTGGGCGATCCGATGCTTTATGCTTTCGATGAAGGTCCTGATAATG GCACAAGCGGCAGGATCTTCGTGTCGGATGAGGACTGGAATAGCCCAAACCTGGCATGGACGTGGTGCTTAGATTCGGACACACCGAACGCTTCCATAGA TGACCATATCAGCTCTAACGAGATTGCGGCCCTATTGGAGAAATACTCCCACAgagaggtggagaagagtaTAATGCCATTGGAGGCTATGCGTCGGGTttggaagaacaaggaagaagtccCAGAGGATCTCAAACGGAAGAGTGCGTTTCCGGACGACTTTTGGATCTTGGCCAGGGCAGGTCCACAATGA
- a CDS encoding glycoside hydrolase family 27 protein (alpha-D-galactosidase (melibiase)), whose product MQRYISLSVSLSLLSGANALVRPDGVGRLPALGWNTWNAFGCDIDASKVLTAAEETINLGLKDAGYEYINIDDCWSVKSGRDPNTKRIIPDSAKFPDGISGVASKIHDLGLKVGIYSSAGTETCAGYPASLGYEKIDAESFAEWGIDYLKYDNCGVPTNWTDTYTHCVPDNSNGSKFPNGTCPDISNPAPTAYDWSSSNTAQRYNAMRDALLGVNRTILYSLCEWGQADVNTWGNGTGNSWRTTGDITPDWSRIVEIANENSFLMNYADFWGYPDPDMLEVGNGNLTLEENRAHFALWAAMKSPLIIGTALDSINEEHLAILKNKPLLSFHQDPVIGRPAYPYKWGYNPDWTFDPAHPAEYWSGPSSTLGGTLVLMFNSEDSAKHRTAVWSEIPELKDSAEKGSGYRVTEIWTGEDLGCVKDQYDVELQSHDIAALVVGESC is encoded by the exons ATGCAGCGTTACATTTCTTTATCCGTGTCGCTGTCTTTGCTTTCCGGGGCTAATGCTCTGGTCCGCCCTGATGGTGTG GGAAGACTACCCGCGTTGGGTTGGAACACCTGGAATGCATTTGGATGTGACATCGATGCCTCCAAGGTCCTGACTGCCGCGGAAGAAACAATAAACCTGGGCTTGAAAGATGCAGGTTATGAATACATCAATA TCGATGATTGCTGGTCCGTCAAGAGTGGCCGAGATCCTAATACAAAACGCATCATTCCGGACTCAGCCAAGTTTCCGGATGGAATCTCAGGTGTCGCTTCTAAGATTCACGACTTGGGTCTGAAGGTCGGCATTTATAGCA GCGCCGGTACGGAAACCTGCGCTGGCTATCCTGCTAGTCTGGGATATGAGAAAATAGACGCCGAGAGCTTTGCTGAATGGGGCATTGATT ATCTGAAATACGACAACTGCGGCGTACCTACTAACTGGACCGATACATATACCCACTGTGTGCCAGACAACAGTAATGGGTCTAAGTTCCCCAACGGCACTTGTCCGGATATATCTAACCCAGCACCGACGGCGTACGACTGGAGCAGCTCGAACACTGCTCAAAGATACAACGCTATGCGCGATGCCTTACTGGGTGTCAATCGGACCATTCTCTATTCGTTGTGTGAATGGGGCCAGGCAGACGTGAACACATGGGGCAACGGGACAGGAAACTCTTGGAGAACAACGGGTGATATTACAC CCGACTGGAGCCGGATTGTCGAGATTGCCAACGAGAACTCGTTCCTCATGAACTATGCCGATTTCTGGGGATATCCAGATCCTGACATGTTGGAAGTGGGGAATGGAAACCTGACTCTCGAAGAGAATAGAGCTCACTTTGCTCTATGGGCAGCGATGAAATCGCCTCTGATCATCGGCACTGCT CTCGATTCAATCAATGAGGAACACCTTGCTATTCTGAAGAATAAACCCTTGCTGTCCTTCCATCAAGATCCGGTCATCGGTCGGCCTGCGTATCCTTATAAATGGGGATACAACCCAGACTGGACATTCGATCCAGCACATCCAGCGGAATATTGGTCCGGGCCATCCTCGACTCTGGGTGGAACCCTGGTCTTGATGTTCAACTCGGAAGACAGTGCCAAACATCGGACTGCCGTGTGGAGCGAGATCCCTGAGCTGAAGGATTCCGCCGAGAAGGGCAGTGGATATCGGGTAACTGAAATTTGGACGGGTGAAGACCTGGGCTGTGTGAAGGATCAGTATGACGTGGAGTTGCAGAGTCATGATATTGCTGCTCTGGTGGTGGGAGAATCATGCTGA